A portion of the Burkholderia sp. GAS332 genome contains these proteins:
- a CDS encoding DNA-binding transcriptional regulator, LysR family translates to MKIHQLQALVASAEAGSIRAAARSLGISQAAVTRALRELEATEQLPLLIRAPEGISFTEYGKALLTHARLVLNQLAHAQNDLARLRGRAEGRLSVGVTPWITLTFLAETVLLFRKRMPDIQLELFESLMAVAQPLLRTGDMDFVIGQLHPSTSTQEFSCEPVLNYETAVMVRRGHPRQHCRSIHDLLDQDWTLNFAPDGQDALIDYLFTRHGAQIEANRIVRAQSLGTLQMLVERADMCTWCPTVLQTAPLFQGQLVALALKEKFDARQLSIVTRRNSTLGGAAHCFIECLMQVIRKHARSAKKEDLALFDTLTLLV, encoded by the coding sequence GTGAAGATTCATCAACTGCAGGCGTTAGTCGCGAGTGCGGAAGCGGGCAGCATCAGAGCGGCCGCGCGCTCATTGGGGATTTCTCAGGCCGCAGTCACCCGTGCGCTGCGCGAACTCGAGGCCACCGAGCAACTGCCCTTGCTGATACGCGCGCCTGAAGGAATCAGCTTTACCGAATATGGCAAGGCGCTGCTCACGCACGCGAGACTGGTCCTTAATCAGTTGGCGCACGCGCAGAACGACCTGGCGAGATTGCGCGGCCGGGCGGAGGGCAGGCTGAGCGTCGGTGTGACACCGTGGATCACGTTGACGTTTCTGGCTGAGACGGTCTTGCTGTTTCGCAAGCGCATGCCCGACATTCAGTTGGAACTGTTCGAGAGTCTGATGGCCGTCGCGCAACCGCTGTTACGCACAGGCGACATGGATTTCGTGATCGGACAGTTGCATCCGTCTACTAGCACGCAGGAGTTTTCCTGCGAACCGGTGTTGAACTACGAGACGGCGGTGATGGTTCGCCGGGGGCATCCGCGTCAGCACTGCCGTTCGATTCACGATCTACTGGATCAGGACTGGACACTGAATTTCGCGCCCGACGGTCAGGACGCGCTGATCGACTATCTGTTCACGCGCCATGGCGCGCAGATCGAAGCGAACCGCATTGTGCGGGCACAGTCGCTAGGCACACTGCAAATGCTGGTTGAGCGCGCCGACATGTGCACATGGTGCCCAACCGTCCTCCAGACGGCTCCGTTGTTTCAAGGTCAACTGGTGGCGCTGGCGCTGAAAGAGAAGTTCGATGCCCGACAACTGAGCATTGTCACGCGCCGAAACAGCACGCTCGGCGGCGCGGCCCACTGCTTTATCGAATGTCTCATGCAAGTGATCCGCAAACACGCGCGATCGGCAAAGAAAGAAGATCTTGCGCTGTTCGATACCTTGACCTTGCTCGTGTGA
- a CDS encoding Regulator of protease activity HflC, stomatin/prohibitin superfamily produces MSDQVGREKEASDERLTGRDEVLLLGWAAAALAAVLGALSFFSRSLPADSRWCAVLASACLNVLAVTLWSPLSARRSAGGAEGPGWKRAFMFIWQIIRQDPDAEDLKLEGRAIRWQPWAVLICTGLSVAIAVKALKPFPPAALLHAMVSPSLVIACGATALVLAFLTLVVERFYTHDAQHARASRSASLAGMLRVVLLCALAAVVSAAWFVYMHTTLDLLVHAVAIFTAAIAVELMLRVLIRWFFPPRAGSHTAQVPSSVLAGMLSVGRSPLSTLGAELHGRYGIDLRQNWVLRSFVRLLPATVATMLVCAWLLTSVVVLGPDQRAVYERFGAPVAVWQPGLHAGIPWPFGRARIVDNGAVHQLIVSGGADDSSVAAPSAPADGPTPEQLNRLWDVQHPWETTQVIAGATGEQQNFQIVNADVRLDYRVGLSDAAARAALYRSVDPETTVRSIANREVVHYLASHTLQSLLETSQTAMAESVQRAVQQQLDRLMSGIDVVAVVIESVHPPAGAAAAYHDVQAAQIRAQASVALAHGFAAQALGNAQQQALAKVAGASADAGKTVATARVQQIDFEADMVAYRLGGPAFAFEYYLRRLQQGLQNARITVIDDRLVADRRATIDLRALAAGDLAGVRVGN; encoded by the coding sequence ATGTCGGACCAGGTCGGACGCGAGAAGGAAGCATCGGATGAGCGGCTGACCGGACGTGACGAAGTTTTGCTGCTGGGATGGGCAGCTGCGGCGCTGGCGGCCGTGCTTGGCGCGCTGAGTTTTTTCTCGCGCAGCTTACCCGCTGATTCGCGCTGGTGCGCGGTATTGGCGAGCGCATGCCTGAACGTGCTCGCCGTCACGCTCTGGAGTCCGTTGTCCGCGCGCAGGTCAGCGGGGGGCGCGGAGGGGCCGGGCTGGAAGCGCGCCTTCATGTTCATCTGGCAGATCATCCGGCAGGATCCCGATGCAGAGGACTTGAAGCTAGAGGGCCGCGCGATCCGCTGGCAACCGTGGGCCGTGCTCATCTGCACAGGTCTTTCCGTGGCGATCGCCGTGAAGGCCTTGAAGCCGTTTCCGCCCGCCGCGCTCCTTCACGCGATGGTCTCGCCGTCGCTGGTCATAGCATGCGGTGCAACGGCGCTGGTGCTTGCCTTCCTCACACTCGTCGTCGAACGCTTCTATACACACGATGCACAGCACGCGCGTGCCTCACGGTCGGCGTCGCTGGCGGGGATGTTGCGCGTCGTGCTGCTGTGCGCGCTTGCCGCGGTGGTATCGGCGGCGTGGTTCGTCTACATGCATACGACGCTCGATCTGCTGGTCCATGCCGTGGCGATATTCACTGCGGCCATCGCGGTCGAATTGATGTTGCGCGTGCTCATCCGGTGGTTTTTCCCGCCGCGCGCCGGCTCGCATACGGCGCAGGTCCCGTCGAGCGTGCTCGCGGGGATGCTGAGTGTCGGCCGCTCACCGTTGTCGACGCTGGGCGCCGAGCTGCACGGCCGGTACGGCATCGATCTGCGGCAGAACTGGGTGTTACGCAGCTTCGTGCGGCTGTTGCCTGCCACCGTCGCAACGATGCTGGTCTGTGCCTGGCTTCTGACGTCCGTCGTCGTGCTCGGTCCGGATCAGCGCGCGGTCTATGAACGTTTCGGTGCGCCCGTTGCGGTCTGGCAGCCTGGCCTGCATGCCGGCATTCCCTGGCCTTTCGGCCGGGCGCGCATTGTCGATAACGGCGCCGTGCATCAGCTCATCGTATCGGGTGGGGCGGACGACAGCAGCGTCGCGGCGCCCTCCGCGCCCGCCGACGGGCCGACGCCGGAACAGTTGAATCGTCTCTGGGATGTGCAGCACCCGTGGGAGACGACTCAGGTGATTGCCGGCGCGACCGGCGAACAGCAGAACTTTCAGATCGTCAACGCTGACGTGCGGCTCGATTATCGCGTGGGCCTGAGCGATGCGGCCGCGCGCGCCGCGCTATACCGGTCTGTCGATCCGGAAACCACAGTCCGCTCGATCGCCAACCGCGAGGTGGTGCATTACCTGGCATCGCATACGTTGCAATCCTTGCTGGAGACGAGCCAGACCGCCATGGCGGAGAGCGTGCAACGCGCCGTGCAGCAGCAACTCGACCGGCTGATGAGCGGTATCGACGTCGTGGCGGTCGTGATCGAGAGCGTGCACCCGCCCGCAGGTGCGGCAGCGGCTTATCACGACGTGCAGGCGGCGCAGATTCGGGCCCAGGCAAGCGTCGCGCTAGCGCATGGCTTCGCGGCGCAAGCGTTGGGCAATGCGCAGCAGCAGGCGCTGGCCAAAGTCGCCGGGGCAAGCGCGGACGCGGGTAAGACGGTGGCGACAGCGCGGGTGCAGCAGATCGATTTCGAGGCCGACATGGTGGCTTACCGGCTCGGTGGACCTGCGTTTGCCTTCGAGTACTACTTGCGCCGCTTGCAGCAGGGCTTGCAGAACGCGCGTATCACGGTGATCGACGATCGGCTGGTCGCCGACCGGCGCGCCACCATCGATCTGCGCGCATTGGCTGCCGGCGATCTCGCTGGCGTCCGGGTCGGCAACTGA
- a CDS encoding membrane protease subunit HflC, translated as MSLLHSHADGHGHHHHHDHGDGQTGRGGPFFLRVLLALLCVIVAITVASFISVRAGEAAVITRFGQPVRVLLEPGLGWRLPAPIEAAVPVDLRLHTTSSGLQDVGTRDGLRIIVQAYVAWRVAADPNDVRRFVRAVGNQPDEAAQQIRSLLGSSLQTTSAGFDLASLVNTDPSKVRISAFEDALRSQIDAQLYSAYGVHVVQVGLERLTLPAVTLEATVGRMSAERETVAAQRTADGNREAAQIRSDADRDARLAVADANVKAAEIEAQSRKDAAAIYGNTYAGNPRLYTMLRSLDTLDTVVSANTNLILRTDAAPFQALVQGPTDLKPESSSQAGTGAGPAAKKTRSTR; from the coding sequence ATGAGTTTGCTTCATTCGCATGCCGATGGCCACGGGCACCACCATCACCACGATCACGGCGATGGACAGACCGGGCGCGGCGGTCCGTTTTTTCTGCGCGTGCTGCTTGCGCTGCTGTGCGTGATCGTCGCGATCACCGTGGCGAGTTTCATTTCGGTGCGCGCGGGCGAAGCCGCGGTGATCACGCGCTTCGGGCAACCCGTGCGTGTGCTGCTCGAGCCCGGCCTCGGGTGGCGTCTGCCCGCGCCGATCGAAGCGGCCGTGCCGGTCGACCTGCGCTTGCACACCACGTCGAGCGGATTGCAGGACGTGGGCACGCGCGACGGCTTGCGGATCATCGTGCAGGCCTATGTCGCGTGGCGCGTGGCGGCGGACCCGAACGACGTACGCCGTTTCGTGCGCGCCGTGGGCAACCAGCCCGACGAAGCCGCGCAGCAGATCCGCTCTCTGCTCGGTTCCTCGTTGCAAACCACATCTGCCGGTTTCGATCTCGCGTCGCTGGTGAACACGGATCCTTCCAAGGTGCGTATCTCCGCTTTCGAAGACGCCTTGCGCAGCCAGATCGACGCGCAACTGTATTCGGCCTATGGCGTGCACGTCGTCCAGGTTGGTCTGGAGCGATTGACGTTGCCGGCCGTGACGCTGGAGGCGACGGTTGGCCGGATGAGCGCCGAACGCGAGACCGTCGCCGCGCAGCGCACGGCCGACGGCAATCGGGAAGCGGCTCAGATTCGTTCTGATGCGGATCGCGACGCGCGGCTTGCGGTCGCCGACGCGAACGTCAAAGCGGCGGAGATCGAAGCGCAGTCGCGCAAGGATGCCGCCGCGATCTACGGCAACACCTATGCGGGCAATCCGCGTCTGTACACCATGCTGCGTTCGCTCGATACGCTCGACACGGTCGTCAGTGCCAACACGAACCTGATTCTGCGCACCGATGCGGCGCCGTTCCAGGCGCTGGTACAGGGTCCGACGGACCTGAAGCCGGAGTCGTCGTCACAGGCCGGCACGGGCGCCGGGCCGGCGGCGAAAAAAACCAGGTCCACGCGATGA